One segment of Mycolicibacterium neworleansense DNA contains the following:
- a CDS encoding CaiB/BaiF CoA transferase family protein has product MTGPLHGIRVLEVAMYGFVPSAGAVLGEWGADVIKVEHAVTGDPQRGLRQTGPLRVEGDPNPNIEHANRGKRSIGLDMSVPEGREILLELAKKADVFLTSFLPGHREKFGIDVDDIRAVNPNIIYARGSALGPRGEESVKGGYDMTAFWCRAGTAATITPAGMAGMIAPPGPAYGDTISGTNLAGGIAAALLKRERTGEPSVVDVSLLGSGLWSMGHTVALTQHLNQLMVTPPPGVHGSPINPLVGLYATADDRYISFVMMQPTKFWADVCRHMDLEQYIDDPRFATAESFAENTPDAVEILTEAMKKRTLPEWSERFATLAGPWAPVQDTLQAAKDAQIRANEYLVQAGELELVANPVQFDVTAPSTGPAPGFAEQTDDILQELGLDWDRIIELKTAGAVT; this is encoded by the coding sequence ATGACCGGCCCGCTGCACGGTATCCGCGTCCTCGAGGTCGCGATGTACGGTTTCGTTCCCTCGGCCGGCGCGGTGCTGGGGGAGTGGGGTGCCGACGTCATCAAGGTCGAGCACGCCGTCACCGGTGACCCGCAACGCGGCCTGCGCCAGACCGGGCCGCTACGCGTCGAAGGCGACCCCAACCCGAACATCGAGCACGCCAACCGCGGCAAGCGCAGCATCGGGCTGGACATGTCGGTGCCCGAAGGCCGGGAGATCCTGCTTGAGCTGGCGAAAAAGGCCGACGTGTTCCTTACGAGCTTCCTGCCCGGACACCGGGAGAAGTTCGGCATCGACGTCGACGACATCCGCGCGGTCAACCCGAACATCATCTACGCGCGCGGCAGCGCACTGGGGCCACGCGGTGAGGAATCGGTAAAAGGTGGCTACGACATGACCGCCTTCTGGTGCCGGGCCGGCACCGCCGCGACGATCACGCCGGCCGGCATGGCGGGGATGATCGCCCCACCGGGGCCGGCCTACGGTGACACCATCTCGGGGACCAACCTCGCCGGTGGAATCGCCGCGGCCCTGCTCAAACGGGAGCGCACCGGTGAGCCGTCGGTCGTCGATGTCTCGCTGCTGGGCAGCGGGCTGTGGTCGATGGGCCACACCGTGGCGCTGACCCAGCATCTGAACCAGCTGATGGTGACACCACCGCCCGGGGTGCACGGTTCGCCGATCAACCCGCTGGTCGGGCTGTACGCGACCGCGGACGACCGATACATCTCGTTCGTGATGATGCAGCCGACGAAGTTCTGGGCCGATGTCTGCCGGCACATGGACCTCGAGCAGTACATCGACGACCCCAGGTTCGCCACTGCCGAATCCTTCGCGGAGAACACGCCCGACGCGGTCGAGATTCTCACCGAAGCGATGAAGAAGCGGACTTTGCCAGAGTGGAGCGAGCGATTCGCGACGCTGGCCGGTCCGTGGGCTCCGGTGCAGGACACCCTGCAGGCCGCCAAGGACGCCCAGATCCGGGCGAACGAGTACCTCGTGCAGGCAGGCGAGCTCGAGTTGGTGGCCAACCCAGTGCAATTCGACGTCACGGCACCGAGCACCGGACCGGCACCGGGCTTCGCCGAGCAGACCGACGACATACTGCAGGAACTGGGTCTGGACTGGGATCGCATCATCGAACTCAAGACCGCCGGCGCCGTCACCTAG